DNA sequence from the Penicillium psychrofluorescens genome assembly, chromosome: 3 genome:
TGTCATCGGCGTGAATGGAGGTGTGGATGTTGAGAGCGTTCTTCAGGTTCTCACGGGTGCTGGCGTAGATCATGGACCACTGGAGGGGTTGTTAGAATAGGGTCGAGATACccgaagcagcagaagcaaaaaCGTACCAGAGTAGGGGTGTTGTCGGGGACCcaggagatgaagatgatctTGCTTCTATGGCGAACAGTAAGCATTCCGCTCGATAAGAGAAAATAAGGAAGAGGGTGGGGGGGAAGAATCGCACCGCTTGCCCTCGCTGCCACCGAGCTCGTACTCGACATCGTAGACTGCGTAGCGCGGGGCGGGGTTGCCCTTGCTGTCCTGGGCAGACTCGAGCTTGCCGCGGAAGACTTCGTAGTCCTGATCGCTGGAgacctcgtcgaggacgacctccttcttgttgtcggcgatcttgaagatgatgaacttGGTCTTGCCGTGGCTCATGCGAAAGTCATTGAATGCCGTGATGCATTCATCTTGGATAGAAACACTGTGTATGGTATGAGAATCGGTTGCCAACAATTGACAGACTgggaggatggtggtggtgggaatGTTTAGGGGGGTAATGGTGGAGGGGTGGCGGGGAGGGGGACGGTCGCGAGACAGGCTGAGGGGTCTTACCCGGATGCGAGCTATAGAGAGAAAGTACAATCAGTATGAGAGCGGTATGGCAGTGGATTGGAGTGTATACTCACCGACATGATGTCTGCGTGGATGGAGGGAAGTAAGACTGCGAGGGAAAGGAGACTGGGTTAGCTAGGTGGACCACGCGATGTCAGTGGCTGAGTCGAGTCGGTGGGATAGAAGGGGAACAAGCGACCGGGGAGTGGTAGTATTTTGCGCCAGGTGGGAAGGGCGATCACAATGACGGACAGGCCAGACTTACAGGCAGAGAA
Encoded proteins:
- a CDS encoding uncharacterized protein (ID:PFLUO_004770-T1.cds;~source:funannotate) — translated: MSLASGVSIQDECITAFNDFRMSHGKTKFIIFKIADNKKEVVLDEVSSDQDYEVFRGKLESAQDSKGNPAPRYAVYDVEYELGGSEGKRSKIIFISWVPDNTPTLWSMIYASTRENLKNALNIHTSIHADDKSDIEWKTVLAEASGGKAGK